One stretch of Pseudomonas azotoformans DNA includes these proteins:
- a CDS encoding sialidase family protein: MRSVLLIVGLLAVFFAAWQSHPPHVLAPFAQVSPNTAKVASAPQYTSRFVSTQLTDFVHSSSVTALPGGDLMAVWFAGSREGAADVQVRTARFDAHTGEWGTEQVLATRESTRDGTQRYIRKLGNPVIALAPDQRLWMFYVSVSVGGWAASAINVMVSDDLGASWSAPRQLVTSPFFNISTLVRAAPVFHADGSIGLPVYHEFMGKFAEYLYLSADGAVIDKFRISRGKHSLQPTIVPQDGLRAVAMLRYAGDTHHRVLASRTEDAGQTWSEPYPLAPANPNSSLAAVGTQDDGLLVALNDLEDGRFKLSLYGTDAQLTQWRTVVELDQSPDPLGEPFSPEAYKAIIGEGFRASSGARRLPLEQRFLSNLDYRVCKPQGCDFEYEYPYFSRSPDGMYHLVYSWNNTFIKHVSFNEAWLAERL; encoded by the coding sequence ATGCGCTCCGTCCTTCTGATCGTCGGCCTGCTAGCGGTGTTTTTCGCCGCCTGGCAAAGCCATCCGCCCCATGTACTGGCACCGTTTGCCCAGGTGAGCCCGAACACCGCCAAAGTGGCATCGGCTCCGCAGTACACCAGCCGGTTTGTATCGACACAGCTCACCGACTTTGTGCATTCCTCGTCCGTCACCGCCCTGCCCGGTGGCGACTTGATGGCGGTGTGGTTCGCCGGTTCCCGCGAAGGCGCCGCCGATGTGCAAGTGCGTACCGCGCGCTTTGACGCCCACACCGGAGAATGGGGCACCGAGCAGGTACTGGCCACACGGGAAAGCACCCGCGACGGCACGCAGCGCTATATCCGCAAGCTCGGTAACCCGGTGATTGCCCTGGCGCCGGACCAGCGCCTGTGGATGTTTTATGTGTCGGTGTCGGTGGGGGGCTGGGCTGCCAGTGCAATCAACGTGATGGTGTCCGATGACTTGGGCGCCAGTTGGTCGGCACCACGGCAACTGGTGACGTCGCCGTTCTTCAACATCAGCACGCTGGTGCGCGCCGCGCCGGTGTTCCATGCCGATGGTTCCATAGGGCTGCCGGTGTATCACGAGTTCATGGGCAAGTTTGCCGAGTACCTGTACTTGAGCGCCGACGGGGCGGTGATCGACAAATTCCGCATCAGCCGCGGCAAGCACTCCCTGCAACCGACCATCGTGCCGCAGGATGGCCTGCGCGCCGTGGCGATGTTGCGTTACGCCGGCGACACCCACCACCGCGTGCTGGCCAGCCGCACCGAAGACGCCGGGCAGACCTGGAGCGAGCCGTACCCGCTGGCGCCAGCCAACCCCAATTCATCGCTGGCGGCGGTGGGCACGCAGGATGATGGTTTGCTGGTGGCTCTCAATGACTTGGAGGACGGTCGCTTCAAGCTCAGCCTGTATGGCACCGACGCACAGCTCACACAGTGGCGCACCGTGGTGGAACTGGACCAGTCACCCGACCCACTTGGCGAACCGTTTTCGCCCGAGGCCTATAAAGCAATCATCGGCGAAGGCTTCCGCGCCTCCAGCGGTGCCCGGCGCCTGCCGCTGGAGCAGCGCTTCCTCAGTAACCTCGACTACCGCGTGTGCAAACCCCAGGGCTGCGATTTCGAATACGAATACCCGTATTTCAGCCGCAGCCCGGACGGCATGTACCACCTGGTGTACTCGTGGAATAACACCTTTATCAAGCATGTCAGCTTCAACGAAGCCTGGCTGGCGGAGCGTCTGTAA
- a CDS encoding LTA synthase family protein, translating into MSALQSRRLRYGVGAIGLVFVLLAALRLVFVLGFSGLDFSTPALLETLGIGLRFDLRLAVLVLLPLAVLAWLPRWNLITLPALRWLARGYLTVALALVGLVYIIDFGHYAYLGVRINATVLRYLQDAQISQQMVWETYPVLWITACWLAAVALWVWALVCLERLTLDRAPSASGKLSLVAVSAIAVVSVLLALLGRVAHLNLENPVPLRWSDAFFSGNSQVAAVGLNPVLFLYDTLKVGQSQFDEAQVRKHYPQIADYLGVDQPDAQQLNFIRSQSVQPYRLAGERPPNVVFVMLESLGTSAVGAYGNPLNPTPNLDKLATQSWFFKHFYVPVTGTAKTVWASISGVPDVTRQETATRNPLITRQHTLINAFEGYQKFYMIGGNAGWANINALIRQSIDGVQLYEERHWRSPRVDVWGISDLDLFKEGDALLRAVPKDQPFFAYLQTSGNHRPFTIPKQNDGFQVKDVSLEHVQAAGSRSVEQYNAVQLLDYNIGRLMEIAKAGGWYDNSIFVFFGDHNTRISQIPHMAPAFEQLGLESNNVPLLIHAPGLAPRVIEEAVGLADLLPTVAGMAGIPFRNGAMGRDIQQPAPEGERVVPLVLREGTFPIIGGVTRHFLLQMQHDGSSPTLHDLASPTPREDVATQHSEEFQRLQALTRGLHESARLMLFRNVRE; encoded by the coding sequence ATGAGTGCGTTGCAATCACGCCGCCTGCGCTACGGCGTGGGCGCGATCGGGTTGGTGTTTGTGCTGCTGGCGGCGTTGCGGCTGGTGTTTGTGCTGGGTTTTTCCGGCCTTGATTTCAGTACCCCGGCCCTGCTGGAAACCCTGGGCATCGGCCTGCGGTTCGACCTGCGCCTGGCGGTGCTGGTCCTGCTGCCGCTGGCCGTGCTGGCATGGCTGCCGCGCTGGAACCTCATCACCCTGCCGGCCCTGCGCTGGCTGGCACGCGGGTATCTGACGGTGGCGCTGGCATTGGTCGGCCTGGTGTACATCATCGACTTCGGCCATTACGCCTACCTCGGCGTACGCATCAATGCGACGGTGCTGCGCTACCTGCAAGACGCACAGATTTCACAACAGATGGTGTGGGAAACCTACCCAGTGCTGTGGATAACTGCCTGCTGGCTAGCGGCGGTGGCGCTGTGGGTCTGGGCGCTCGTCTGTCTCGAACGATTGACACTCGACCGTGCGCCCAGCGCCAGCGGCAAGCTGTCCTTGGTCGCCGTTTCCGCCATTGCAGTGGTCAGCGTGCTGCTGGCGCTGCTCGGCCGCGTCGCCCATCTCAATCTGGAAAACCCGGTCCCCCTGCGCTGGAGTGATGCGTTCTTTTCCGGCAACAGTCAAGTCGCCGCGGTGGGGCTGAACCCGGTGCTGTTTTTGTACGACACCCTCAAAGTCGGCCAGTCGCAGTTCGATGAAGCCCAGGTGCGCAAGCATTACCCGCAGATCGCCGACTACCTGGGAGTCGACCAACCTGATGCGCAGCAACTCAACTTTATTCGCAGCCAGAGCGTGCAGCCGTATCGCCTGGCGGGCGAGCGCCCGCCCAATGTGGTCTTCGTGATGCTCGAATCCCTTGGCACCAGCGCCGTAGGCGCCTACGGCAACCCGCTCAACCCCACGCCGAACCTGGACAAACTGGCCACCCAGAGCTGGTTCTTCAAACACTTCTATGTGCCTGTCACCGGCACTGCCAAGACCGTGTGGGCGAGCATCAGCGGCGTGCCGGACGTGACCCGCCAGGAGACTGCCACGCGCAACCCGCTGATCACGCGCCAGCACACGCTGATCAACGCCTTCGAGGGTTACCAGAAGTTCTACATGATCGGCGGCAATGCCGGCTGGGCGAATATCAACGCGTTGATTCGTCAGAGCATCGACGGTGTGCAGTTGTATGAAGAACGCCACTGGCGTTCACCACGGGTGGATGTGTGGGGCATTTCCGACCTGGACCTGTTCAAGGAAGGTGACGCGTTGCTGCGCGCGGTCCCGAAAGACCAACCGTTCTTCGCCTACCTGCAAACCTCCGGCAACCATCGCCCGTTTACCATCCCCAAGCAAAACGACGGTTTCCAGGTGAAGGACGTCTCCCTGGAGCACGTCCAGGCCGCCGGCTCGCGCAGCGTCGAGCAGTACAACGCGGTGCAATTGCTGGACTACAACATCGGCCGCCTGATGGAAATCGCCAAGGCCGGCGGCTGGTACGACAACAGCATTTTCGTGTTCTTCGGCGACCACAACACGCGCATCAGCCAGATCCCGCACATGGCGCCGGCCTTTGAGCAACTGGGTTTGGAGAGCAATAACGTACCGTTGCTGATCCACGCCCCTGGCCTGGCCCCCCGGGTGATCGAGGAGGCTGTGGGCCTGGCGGACCTTTTGCCCACCGTCGCCGGCATGGCGGGCATACCGTTTCGCAATGGCGCGATGGGTCGTGATATCCAGCAGCCGGCGCCCGAAGGCGAACGCGTGGTACCCCTGGTGTTGCGCGAGGGCACCTTCCCGATCATCGGCGGCGTCACCCGGCACTTCCTGCTGCAGATGCAACACGACGGCAGCTCGCCGACCCTGCACGACTTGGCCTCACCCACCCCGCGAGAGGACGTGGCCACGCAGCACTCCGAAGAGTTTCAACGTTTGCAGGCCTTGACCCGAGGGCTGCATGAGAGCGCACGGTTGATGCTGTTCAGAAACGTACGAGAGTGA